A part of Ancylomarina subtilis genomic DNA contains:
- a CDS encoding ArnT family glycosyltransferase, producing MQNKRLLHFTTLSVVCVFAFFLNNGSLFVNIMEARNFVTARDMLEHGSWLIPNMNGELRLAKPPFPTWITAIFGGWFGIDNISMLRFPAGIMGSLLVFFAYSLSFELHKNRTLALIVGFVLATTFYVFHMGRTGTWDIYCHSFMVGAIWLLVKAWQKEGANWKLFLGAGLMLGLSFLSKGPVAFYSVLFPFLVIYITLYGGKPVVNKWRPLLLSIFVFLVISFWWPVYIYFMHPEALAAVAKLESGSWMNRHVRPFWYYWNFPIQSGIWTLFVTTALLFPYGLKRFQEHKGYKLALIWTLASVFLLSLLPEKKDRYLLPVLIPSAFIVAYYLNYLLTVFKENKADKWDKILFGVNVFLIVLVTFAIPFALFYLFYLPGYISLVIFILLTIVFEFLCVLLIGAWKRKDVNKLLIAIGFLTLTFQGLIMPHVGQFINKNPNFRDIREVRQMESVKSLNFYSIGKDGFRIELVWEIGRNVTPWDYEENAELPENKAFVVLSSQKPEDILPTEIKDRIEIEVLDYFDNNRTGNRARFQKYLSVIRPKSLE from the coding sequence ATGCAGAATAAGCGCTTGTTGCATTTCACTACACTTAGTGTGGTTTGTGTATTTGCATTCTTCCTGAATAATGGCAGTTTGTTTGTAAATATAATGGAGGCACGCAATTTTGTAACTGCCCGTGATATGCTCGAGCATGGAAGCTGGCTTATTCCCAACATGAATGGTGAACTACGATTGGCAAAACCTCCTTTCCCAACTTGGATTACTGCGATTTTTGGCGGTTGGTTTGGAATAGATAATATCAGTATGCTTCGTTTTCCTGCGGGAATTATGGGAAGTTTACTTGTGTTTTTCGCCTATTCTTTATCCTTCGAATTGCACAAAAACAGAACCTTGGCTTTAATCGTTGGTTTTGTTTTAGCGACGACATTTTATGTCTTTCATATGGGGAGGACCGGAACCTGGGATATTTATTGCCACAGTTTTATGGTGGGAGCCATTTGGCTTTTGGTAAAAGCCTGGCAAAAAGAGGGGGCAAATTGGAAGCTCTTTTTAGGTGCTGGTCTTATGTTAGGATTATCATTCCTGAGTAAGGGCCCTGTGGCCTTTTATAGTGTGCTTTTTCCTTTTTTAGTGATATACATCACATTATATGGCGGCAAACCCGTTGTAAATAAGTGGCGCCCTTTATTACTTAGCATTTTTGTATTCTTAGTTATTAGCTTTTGGTGGCCTGTCTATATTTATTTTATGCATCCCGAAGCGTTGGCTGCTGTTGCTAAACTCGAATCGGGGTCATGGATGAACAGACATGTCAGACCATTCTGGTATTACTGGAATTTTCCAATTCAATCGGGTATATGGACCTTATTTGTTACAACAGCTTTATTATTCCCTTATGGCTTAAAGCGATTTCAGGAACACAAGGGGTATAAATTAGCTCTTATATGGACTTTGGCTTCTGTTTTTCTGCTTTCATTATTGCCTGAAAAAAAAGATAGATACCTACTGCCTGTATTGATTCCATCAGCTTTTATTGTCGCTTATTATCTCAATTATTTATTGACTGTGTTTAAGGAGAATAAGGCGGATAAGTGGGATAAAATCTTGTTTGGGGTTAATGTGTTTTTGATTGTATTGGTCACTTTTGCAATTCCCTTTGCTTTGTTCTATCTCTTTTATTTGCCAGGGTATATATCATTGGTTATTTTTATCCTACTGACTATTGTGTTTGAATTCCTTTGTGTATTGCTGATCGGGGCATGGAAAAGGAAAGACGTTAATAAACTGTTGATAGCGATTGGTTTCTTGACTTTAACATTTCAGGGGCTTATAATGCCACATGTTGGACAATTTATAAATAAGAATCCTAACTTTAGAGATATCAGGGAAGTGCGTCAAATGGAATCGGTGAAGTCCCTTAATTTTTATAGCATAGGGAAGGATGGTTTCCGAATTGAACTGGTTTGGGAAATTGGTCGAAATGTAACTCCTTGGGATTATGAAGAAAACGCTGAATTGCCAGAGAACAAGGCGTTTGTTGTTCTTTCTAGTCAAAAACCTGAAGACATATTGCCAACAGAAATTAAAGATCGGATTGAGATTGAAGTTTTAGACTATTTTGATAACAACCGTACGGGGAATAGAGCTCGGTTTCAAAAGTACCTGTCTGTTATAAGACCCAAAAGTTTAGAATAG
- a CDS encoding sugar phosphate isomerase gives MAYLNLVDFSVHPSDLERLEGGWKGLKKYIEASQADGLELLIGYEQASDEIPKELVKSIHLPFWITWLDVWRKGELGLKTYFPPMPADHIQYCCGGRNQQEMIATQKKLWELAAEYQPKQAVMHAAHVELEHAFTRKFTYTDTEVLQNFAELLNRTSQEFSDGEPPCVIGIENLWWPGLNFKDAFQTDDFAASLNFDKWNLVLDTGHLMNTNPKLRCEDEAVDFVLETLSQLSADIRKRIQSMHLNLSLSGEYQLQQIRQGLPADWENLTHGEKYSSARKHVLKIDQHLPFQTQRVKEIVDFIQPHTVIHEFITPSMAIYDDYLQEQMGVLV, from the coding sequence ATGGCATATTTGAATTTAGTAGATTTTTCGGTTCATCCTTCGGATTTAGAACGCTTGGAGGGGGGCTGGAAAGGTCTGAAAAAATATATAGAGGCTAGTCAGGCTGATGGGCTTGAATTACTGATTGGTTATGAGCAAGCATCCGATGAAATACCAAAGGAATTGGTGAAAAGTATTCACCTGCCTTTTTGGATTACCTGGCTTGATGTGTGGCGAAAAGGAGAGCTGGGCTTAAAAACTTATTTTCCACCCATGCCAGCCGACCATATCCAGTATTGCTGTGGAGGGAGGAATCAGCAAGAGATGATAGCCACACAAAAGAAATTGTGGGAACTAGCTGCTGAATACCAGCCCAAACAAGCGGTGATGCACGCGGCACATGTGGAGTTGGAACATGCTTTTACCCGCAAGTTTACTTATACCGATACGGAAGTTTTACAGAATTTTGCGGAACTTTTAAATCGAACGTCTCAGGAATTCTCTGATGGGGAGCCTCCTTGTGTGATTGGTATTGAAAATCTCTGGTGGCCGGGTTTAAATTTTAAAGATGCGTTTCAAACGGATGATTTTGCAGCTTCTTTGAATTTTGATAAATGGAATTTGGTTTTGGATACAGGCCATTTGATGAATACCAATCCGAAATTACGGTGTGAGGATGAGGCTGTGGATTTTGTTCTGGAAACATTATCCCAATTATCCGCTGATATCAGAAAACGGATTCAATCCATGCACTTGAATCTCAGTTTATCAGGTGAGTACCAGTTGCAACAAATTCGCCAAGGCTTACCTGCCGATTGGGAAAACCTGACTCATGGCGAGAAATACAGCTCAGCCAGAAAGCATGTGCTGAAAATTGATCAGCATCTGCCTTTCCAAACACAACGTGTCAAAGAAATTGTTGATTTCATTCAACCCCATACGGTGATTCACGAATTTATTACACCAAGCATGGCGATATACGACGACTATTTGCAAGAGCAAATGGGTGTATTGGTTTAG
- a CDS encoding CvfB family protein, with protein MSLIGKYAELKVAKLVDFGVYLTGEDETEILLPTRYVPEKTQLDDTIKVFIYRDSEDRVIATTEKPYAIVGEFAWLRVKAVTQVGAFLDWGLMKDLLCPFREQKMKMEEGRSYLVYIYVDEKTGRIAATAKLEQIIKDLNAEFTEGQEVSIMIGHQSDLGYSAIIDNKGMGILYNNEIFGAIREGDVYKAWIKKVRPDGKIDLSLQQQGYHLEVPRVGEELFEILKKENGFLPLNDKSSPEEIYDNLQMSKKNFKKVIGLLYKQRLITIEKDGIHLVKTEK; from the coding sequence GTGAGTTTAATTGGAAAATATGCCGAACTAAAAGTTGCCAAATTGGTTGACTTTGGCGTTTACTTAACAGGAGAAGACGAAACCGAAATTCTACTACCAACCCGCTATGTACCTGAAAAAACCCAACTGGACGATACCATCAAGGTTTTTATCTACCGCGACTCAGAAGACCGTGTGATTGCGACGACTGAAAAGCCATATGCTATTGTAGGTGAATTTGCATGGTTGCGAGTTAAGGCGGTCACCCAGGTAGGTGCCTTTCTCGATTGGGGATTAATGAAAGATTTGCTTTGCCCTTTCCGCGAGCAAAAAATGAAAATGGAAGAAGGTCGAAGTTATTTGGTTTATATCTACGTTGATGAAAAAACCGGACGTATTGCAGCTACAGCTAAACTTGAACAAATTATTAAAGATTTAAATGCCGAGTTTACAGAAGGTCAGGAAGTCAGCATTATGATTGGACATCAATCTGATTTGGGATACTCTGCCATTATCGACAATAAAGGCATGGGCATCCTTTACAACAATGAAATTTTTGGTGCCATCCGCGAAGGGGATGTTTACAAAGCCTGGATTAAAAAAGTACGTCCTGATGGAAAGATTGACCTTAGCCTTCAACAGCAAGGTTATCATCTTGAAGTACCACGCGTAGGCGAAGAACTGTTTGAAATATTAAAAAAGGAAAATGGTTTCTTACCTCTCAACGATAAAAGTTCACCAGAAGAAATTTACGACAACTTACAAATGAGTAAGAAGAACTTTAAAAAAGTGATTGGCTTACTCTACAAGCAACGCCTGATTACCATCGAAAAAGATGGTATACATCTGGTTAAAACCGAAAAATAA
- a CDS encoding dipeptidase yields MILRKFKSLLFIGLCFASATSIAQDKSDWQNGVPEGCTTITVGKSATFDGSVITSHTDDSHRTRGWMSVVPAKTHDKNSKFELFERSAYDSLRMPTYQHKKIGEIDQVSKTYQFLNTAYPCINEKQLAIGESTFGGHEELFSDKCLIDCQRLEQLMLERCSTAREAIKMADELLKKYGWRDYGECLTIADKQEVWHFEVVGPGKGKVGAVWVAQRVPDDHIAVNANASTIKEIDLKNSDYFMASENIFEVAQENGWYNPEKETFKWNYAYAPESRRSMASRRREWRVLSMAAPSLDLDPTAKDFPFSVKPDEKVTMDKLVEIFKDYYEGTPFNFVKNIKQADKDGKEAISPFANPFMPYGMNKLFKVNGGWGELGERTIARWYTMYATIIQCRSWLPDDIGGIAWLAQDNVATSIYIPVYAGTTDLAPSYKVKARQLGYTRTSAWWAFNRLSTLTAQRWGDMRHDVDKVFVPLQKQYFEEQAKVDEQYLSLSKRKRRAFLTNRSIKLGNEVVEKAWEIGDGLWTNYDEKF; encoded by the coding sequence ATGATTCTTAGAAAATTTAAGTCACTGCTTTTTATCGGTCTTTGCTTTGCTTCAGCAACAAGCATAGCACAAGATAAATCCGATTGGCAAAATGGTGTACCCGAAGGTTGCACCACCATTACTGTAGGAAAATCAGCAACATTTGACGGATCGGTTATCACATCGCATACCGACGATAGTCACCGCACACGTGGTTGGATGTCCGTTGTTCCTGCCAAAACGCACGATAAAAACAGCAAGTTCGAACTTTTCGAACGCTCGGCCTACGATAGTTTGCGCATGCCAACCTATCAGCATAAAAAAATTGGTGAAATCGATCAGGTTTCCAAAACCTATCAGTTTCTAAATACCGCCTACCCTTGCATCAACGAAAAGCAATTGGCTATTGGAGAATCAACCTTCGGCGGACACGAAGAACTATTCTCAGACAAATGTTTAATCGACTGTCAAAGACTGGAACAGTTGATGCTTGAAAGATGCTCTACGGCTCGTGAGGCAATTAAAATGGCTGATGAGCTATTAAAAAAATACGGATGGAGAGACTATGGCGAATGTTTAACCATTGCTGACAAGCAAGAGGTTTGGCATTTCGAAGTGGTCGGTCCGGGTAAAGGCAAAGTGGGTGCCGTTTGGGTGGCTCAACGTGTACCGGATGATCATATTGCGGTCAATGCCAATGCCTCAACCATCAAAGAAATCGATTTGAAGAATAGCGATTACTTTATGGCTTCTGAGAATATCTTCGAGGTGGCTCAAGAGAATGGCTGGTACAATCCTGAAAAGGAAACCTTTAAATGGAATTACGCCTATGCTCCTGAGAGTCGTCGATCTATGGCATCACGTCGTAGAGAATGGCGCGTGCTTTCAATGGCTGCTCCTTCTTTAGATTTGGATCCAACAGCTAAAGATTTTCCTTTCTCAGTGAAACCTGATGAGAAGGTGACTATGGATAAATTGGTTGAGATTTTCAAAGATTATTATGAAGGCACACCATTCAATTTTGTAAAAAACATCAAGCAAGCCGATAAGGATGGCAAAGAAGCCATTTCTCCTTTTGCCAACCCTTTTATGCCTTACGGCATGAATAAACTTTTCAAAGTGAATGGTGGCTGGGGCGAACTTGGAGAACGTACTATTGCCCGTTGGTACACCATGTATGCAACCATCATTCAATGTCGTAGCTGGTTACCAGACGATATCGGTGGTATTGCATGGCTGGCTCAGGATAATGTAGCCACATCAATCTATATTCCTGTTTATGCCGGCACAACCGATTTGGCACCATCTTACAAAGTAAAAGCCCGTCAGTTGGGATATACGCGAACTTCAGCATGGTGGGCATTCAACCGTCTAAGCACATTAACCGCACAACGCTGGGGCGATATGCGTCACGATGTGGATAAAGTGTTTGTGCCTTTGCAAAAGCAATATTTCGAAGAACAAGCTAAAGTTGATGAGCAATATTTATCCCTTAGCAAGCGCAAACGTCGTGCTTTCCTAACTAATAGAAGCATTAAGCTCGGAAATGAAGTGGTTGAAAAAGCCTGGGAAATTGGTGATGGTCTTTGGACAAATTACGATGAGAAATTCTAA
- a CDS encoding serpin family protein, with amino-acid sequence MKRILFFTIMSSMILVSCDLFDSDKKKTAPTPFPENMELEAKSVIASNNEFGFDLFKKIYQDDSAENMMISPISISLALAMTYNGAERETQTAFENTLHLTDFSRDQINAIYQNLQNYLKKTDPKVKMNIANSVWSKQGTNVEEEFRKNIREFYNSEFRIEDFSNPSTLNAINNWVEDNTEGKIQNILDRIDCDAFMYLINAIYFKGKWANSFDIKNTYSGIFTDEDAVNSTAKYMTTNMHVGYLNNDVFTALELPYGNNDYSMAILLPNENKKIADVVDQLNDSNWNQWMNSFSKLELNVHLPKFKFEYKQELSNILIQLGMENPFSNTADFSGISRDLPLKISRVIHQSFIEVNEEGAEAAAATVVEVSVNSVGPSNFIKLNKPFFFAIKEKQTNSIVFMGTFKKP; translated from the coding sequence ATGAAACGTATTTTATTTTTTACAATAATGTCATCAATGATTCTAGTTTCCTGTGATTTATTCGACTCAGATAAAAAAAAAACTGCGCCCACCCCCTTTCCCGAAAACATGGAGTTGGAAGCCAAATCCGTCATTGCGTCCAATAATGAATTTGGATTTGATTTATTCAAAAAAATATATCAGGATGATTCAGCTGAAAACATGATGATATCCCCCATTAGTATCTCTCTAGCCTTGGCCATGACCTACAACGGCGCTGAAAGAGAAACCCAAACGGCATTTGAAAACACCCTACACCTCACTGATTTCTCACGCGACCAAATTAATGCCATTTACCAAAATCTACAGAACTACTTGAAGAAAACAGACCCTAAAGTGAAAATGAATATTGCCAATTCGGTATGGAGCAAGCAGGGAACAAATGTTGAAGAAGAATTCAGAAAAAACATCCGAGAATTTTATAATTCAGAATTCCGAATCGAGGATTTTTCTAACCCCTCAACTCTGAATGCCATAAATAATTGGGTGGAAGATAATACGGAAGGTAAAATTCAAAATATTTTAGATAGAATTGACTGCGATGCATTCATGTACCTGATCAATGCCATTTATTTTAAGGGTAAATGGGCAAATTCATTTGATATTAAAAACACCTACAGTGGAATATTTACCGACGAAGATGCTGTAAATTCAACAGCCAAATATATGACTACAAATATGCACGTTGGATACCTGAATAATGATGTTTTCACAGCTCTTGAATTACCTTATGGGAACAATGATTATTCCATGGCCATCCTTTTGCCTAATGAAAACAAAAAAATAGCCGATGTTGTTGATCAGCTTAATGACTCAAACTGGAACCAATGGATGAATTCATTTTCAAAACTGGAATTAAACGTGCATCTTCCTAAATTCAAATTTGAATACAAGCAAGAGTTAAGTAATATTCTCATTCAGTTGGGAATGGAAAATCCATTCTCAAATACTGCAGATTTTTCAGGAATAAGTAGAGATTTACCTTTAAAAATCTCACGTGTCATCCACCAATCCTTTATTGAAGTGAATGAGGAAGGAGCTGAAGCAGCAGCAGCCACTGTCGTTGAGGTAAGTGTTAACTCAGTAGGACCGTCAAATTTTATAAAACTTAACAAACCTTTCTTTTTTGCTATAAAAGAAAAACAAACCAATTCCATAGTGTTTATGGGAACTTTTAAAAAACCATAA
- a CDS encoding lipid-A-disaccharide synthase N-terminal domain-containing protein: protein MSNYFIFGVGFLAQGLFAARLIVQWIQSENAKKSLSPTIFWQLSILAAWLLFVYGVLRDDFAIILGQVITYFIYIRNLQLKGNWKELPLISRIVCLISPLFAFGYMAVNFESKLHLLFYNQDIPLWLLVWGSMGQIIFTFRFIYQWIYSEKKGESVLPLGFWLISLIGAMMILSYAVYRKDPVLLMGQGLGAVIYARNIHLIRKSKA, encoded by the coding sequence ATGAGCAATTACTTTATTTTTGGCGTCGGATTTTTGGCGCAGGGCCTATTTGCAGCCCGTTTAATTGTTCAATGGATTCAATCGGAGAATGCTAAAAAATCCCTTTCTCCAACAATTTTTTGGCAGCTTAGTATTTTAGCTGCATGGCTCTTATTTGTCTATGGTGTATTAAGAGATGATTTTGCCATTATTCTGGGGCAAGTTATCACTTACTTCATCTATATTCGAAATCTGCAATTGAAAGGGAATTGGAAAGAGTTACCTTTAATATCCCGAATTGTTTGCTTGATAAGCCCTCTGTTTGCTTTTGGTTACATGGCTGTGAATTTCGAAAGCAAATTGCACCTTCTGTTTTATAATCAGGATATTCCACTTTGGCTTCTGGTATGGGGCAGTATGGGACAAATTATTTTTACCTTTCGTTTTATTTACCAATGGATTTACTCAGAGAAGAAAGGTGAGTCAGTACTTCCTTTAGGTTTTTGGCTGATAAGTTTAATTGGAGCCATGATGATTCTGTCATATGCCGTTTATCGTAAAGATCCTGTTTTATTAATGGGACAGGGGTTAGGTGCCGTTATTTATGCTCGAAATATTCATTTGATAAGGAAGAGTAAAGCCTAA
- a CDS encoding glycosyltransferase, translating to MEMEGIEFTIIVPVFNEEENLLRLESELSAFLQIALVPSRVLFVNDGSTDNGQEIIELICQRNEAFSYISLLNNCGLSAAIKAGIDYCDSPYVGYIDSDLQTSPEDFNLLLEHRKDFALVTGMRQNRKDSFVKKMSSKIANNFRRFMTKDDAEDTGCPLKVIETSYAKKMPFFKGMHRFIPALTLMLNGKVKQVPVRHFPRIAGEAKYHLFNRLTGPFLDCFAYRWMKKRYIDYEISKQG from the coding sequence ATGGAAATGGAAGGGATTGAGTTTACAATTATTGTTCCTGTTTTTAATGAGGAAGAGAACCTGCTTCGACTTGAAAGTGAACTTTCAGCTTTTCTTCAAATCGCTTTGGTACCTTCCCGGGTTTTATTTGTGAATGATGGGTCTACAGATAATGGACAAGAGATAATTGAACTGATTTGTCAACGAAATGAGGCGTTTTCTTATATTTCACTTTTAAATAATTGTGGTTTGAGTGCTGCTATTAAGGCGGGGATTGATTATTGTGATAGTCCTTATGTTGGGTATATCGACTCTGATCTGCAAACCAGTCCGGAGGATTTTAACTTGTTATTGGAACATCGCAAGGACTTTGCGCTTGTAACGGGTATGAGACAAAATAGAAAGGACAGTTTTGTGAAAAAAATGAGTTCGAAGATCGCTAATAATTTTAGACGTTTCATGACCAAGGATGATGCTGAGGATACAGGTTGTCCATTAAAAGTTATTGAAACTTCTTACGCAAAAAAAATGCCTTTTTTTAAGGGAATGCATCGCTTTATTCCTGCACTAACATTGATGCTGAACGGGAAAGTAAAACAAGTCCCTGTTCGACATTTTCCAAGAATTGCCGGAGAGGCTAAATACCATTTGTTTAATCGTTTGACCGGGCCTTTTCTCGATTGTTTTGCTTATCGATGGATGAAGAAACGATATATCGATTATGAAATTTCAAAACAAGGATAA
- a CDS encoding TonB-dependent receptor → MKNIIISLAFLMLAQFSFSQKKNNDAVIVGHVVCNGKHIPFLNIIIKGTTIGVSTDATGHYRLIDLPLGKLTVVATGIGYKSLEKTTVIKANETIELNFNIVEDVLGIDEVVVTGDKGASKRTEAPVIVSSLSPKLFSVSQSVVLSESLNFSPGLRMETNCQNCGFNQVRMNGMEGPYSQILINSRPIFSGLAGVYGLELIPTNMIEKVEIVRGGGSALYGSNAIAGTINMILKDPLNDAFEIGASSSLIGVGADGASNPALDYNVNFNASVVSDDYKTGLSVYGFYRDKEAFDANNDGFSELTQLDNTTVGSRFFHRLGFRGKLAVDFFHINEERRGGNKFNYLPHEADITEQLEHKLTTTAISYDQFFRDEDKLSIYLSGQKVDRASYYGVEQSLADYGQTDDFTYNIGVQYNGKLENSSFVLGVENTSSSLKDKKLGYFDYANNIHTDNIIVADQTSSTAGLFGQYTHKLNSLSISLGGRFDHYQIKDKSDNGKSKDINKSGNVFSPRINILYDILPELQFRLSYSQGYRAPQIFDEDLHIVSSTTQRIIHKNSPNLKKETSQSYMTSLDYNTKIGSTKIGFLVEGFHTRLDNAFVNIASEPDANKVVVYTRANAENGAVVYGINAELNIIPSNNFSLTAGFTSQKSKYEEAQDIAFGKKEFMRTPNNYGFMTIDWDFSDKWCISTSGNYTGKMYLPYYGNTIANPIEGELRESSSFMDLGTKIEYTTKINEADVQFWTGVKNIFNAYQNDFDKNVDRDPNYIYGPGNPRTVSFGIKIGNLL, encoded by the coding sequence ATGAAAAATATTATTATCAGCTTGGCATTTCTAATGCTGGCACAATTTAGTTTCAGTCAGAAAAAAAACAACGATGCCGTTATTGTAGGACACGTTGTTTGTAATGGGAAACATATCCCTTTCCTTAATATTATTATTAAAGGAACAACCATTGGTGTTTCAACAGACGCTACAGGTCATTATAGGTTAATCGATCTTCCATTAGGGAAGCTAACTGTTGTAGCTACGGGTATAGGATACAAGAGTCTGGAAAAAACCACGGTTATAAAAGCCAATGAAACCATCGAACTCAATTTTAATATTGTGGAAGATGTATTGGGTATTGACGAGGTGGTTGTAACTGGAGATAAAGGAGCTAGTAAAAGAACTGAAGCGCCTGTTATAGTAAGCTCCTTATCACCAAAATTATTCTCTGTGAGTCAATCGGTTGTATTAAGCGAAAGCTTAAACTTCAGTCCTGGTTTACGTATGGAAACCAATTGCCAAAACTGCGGTTTCAATCAGGTGCGCATGAATGGTATGGAAGGACCTTACTCTCAAATATTAATCAATAGCAGACCAATATTTAGTGGTTTAGCTGGTGTTTACGGTTTGGAGCTAATTCCTACCAATATGATTGAAAAAGTGGAAATTGTTCGTGGTGGAGGTTCGGCCCTATACGGTAGTAATGCTATTGCAGGAACCATCAATATGATCCTTAAGGATCCGCTTAACGATGCCTTCGAAATAGGTGCCAGTTCGAGTTTAATTGGTGTAGGCGCAGATGGTGCCAGCAATCCTGCTTTGGATTACAATGTCAATTTTAATGCTTCAGTTGTTTCTGATGATTACAAAACAGGTCTCTCTGTTTATGGCTTCTACAGAGACAAAGAAGCCTTTGATGCCAACAATGACGGCTTTTCTGAGTTGACACAATTGGATAACACAACAGTCGGTTCTCGATTTTTCCATCGATTGGGATTCAGGGGCAAATTGGCTGTCGATTTTTTCCATATTAACGAAGAGCGTCGTGGTGGAAATAAATTCAACTACTTACCCCACGAAGCAGATATTACTGAACAATTGGAGCACAAGCTTACAACTACAGCCATTTCATACGATCAGTTTTTTAGAGACGAAGATAAACTATCGATTTACCTGTCAGGTCAGAAAGTTGACCGTGCGTCCTATTATGGCGTTGAGCAATCTCTTGCCGATTATGGTCAAACCGATGACTTCACCTACAATATAGGAGTACAGTATAATGGTAAATTAGAGAATTCGTCCTTTGTTTTAGGTGTTGAGAACACAAGTTCTTCGTTGAAGGATAAAAAATTGGGGTACTTCGACTACGCCAACAATATTCATACTGATAATATTATAGTTGCTGATCAAACAAGTAGTACAGCAGGACTATTCGGTCAGTACACCCATAAATTAAACAGCTTGAGCATTTCATTAGGAGGGCGATTCGATCATTATCAAATTAAAGATAAATCCGATAATGGTAAAAGCAAAGACATTAACAAATCGGGTAACGTATTCAGTCCAAGGATAAATATCCTGTATGATATTCTTCCTGAATTGCAATTCCGTTTAAGCTATTCTCAAGGTTACAGAGCACCACAAATTTTCGATGAAGATTTACATATTGTTTCATCTACAACCCAACGAATCATCCACAAAAATAGTCCAAATCTGAAAAAAGAAACCAGCCAGTCTTATATGACCTCTTTGGATTACAACACAAAAATTGGTTCAACTAAAATTGGATTCTTAGTTGAGGGGTTTCATACCAGATTGGATAATGCGTTTGTAAATATCGCTTCAGAACCTGATGCAAATAAAGTCGTGGTTTACACCAGAGCAAATGCTGAAAATGGAGCCGTGGTATATGGTATAAATGCAGAATTAAATATTATTCCATCAAACAACTTCTCATTAACAGCTGGTTTTACATCGCAAAAAAGCAAGTATGAAGAAGCACAGGATATTGCATTTGGGAAGAAAGAATTTATGCGAACACCTAACAATTATGGTTTCATGACTATCGATTGGGACTTTTCAGACAAATGGTGCATCTCAACCTCAGGTAACTATACCGGAAAAATGTATCTCCCATACTATGGTAACACCATTGCAAACCCTATTGAAGGGGAATTAAGAGAGAGTTCATCCTTTATGGATCTTGGAACCAAAATAGAATACACAACTAAAATCAATGAGGCAGATGTTCAATTTTGGACTGGTGTTAAAAATATTTTCAACGCTTATCAGAATGATTTCGACAAAAATGTAGATCGAGATCCAAACTATATTTATGGCCCTGGAAACCCCAGAACGGTGAGTTTTGGTATTAAAATTGGCAACCTATTATAA